DNA from Demetria terragena DSM 11295:
GCGCAGCGGATTGAAGCCCAAGGTCCGGCACGAGCCACGCCGTCAGGTGTTCCTGCTGCAACGCAAGACCAGTGGACTCGGAAAGGGCCTCGGGAAGACGACGGGTTGGGTGCACCGCCAGACCCTCAAGGATGCTCACGTGGAGTTCATCGGTGGCGTGACCTATGAGCGCATCGACGACGATGGGCTGCACATCACAGTGCGCAAGGACGAGAAGTCCGAGCCGGTCGCACGGGTGCTCGCGGTCGACACCATCGTGTTGTGCACAGGTCAGGAGTCGGTACGCGACCTCGCCGACGACTCCCGGATGGTCGTCGGAGGAGCTGACCTGGCCGCTGAACTCGATGCCAAGCGGGCCATCCGTCAGGCCACCGAAGCGGCGGCCCGCGTGTGAGCTCAGCTCAGACTGGTGTGAAGGTGCTGCGCGCTGTCTGCTCGACCAGACGGTAGTCGTCGGCGGTCTTGCCCAGGGCTCGGCTGATCCGGGCAAGTGAGTCCTTCACGTTGCGCTGCTGGCGTTCCCAGTCTTGGTAGAGGGCCGCGAACTGGTTTGACGCGCTTCCGTGCCACTGACCCTGCAAGCCCTGAAGCTGGCGTTGCATCAGGCCCATCTTGGTCTCGATCTCCCGAGCAATATTGCCTACCGATCCGCCGTGGTTGCTGATCGCGTCGGCATCGACGGTGAACCGGCTGCCGCCACCACCGCTGGGTGTTGCGTTGACCATGTCAGTCTCCTCATGTCGCGCTTCCCATGAGTGGGAAGCAGGTGTGCTTGAACGGTACGCAGATGTGGCAGGCCGCCTCCGAAGTTATCCACAGGGCCGTTCAGGGGAGACTCAGGGGATCACCCCGGTGTGACGCCGCCACCGAGTGCCTAAAGTCAGTACATGACTAGGAACGGGGCGGCGCGGGCCGTGGGGTTGACGAAGTCCTATGGGTCGGGCGCGGCCGAAGTGACCGCACTCGATCAGGTTGATGTCGAGCTCGGCGAGGGCGAGTTCACCGCGATCATGGGCCCATCCGGGTCGGGCAAGAGCACGCTCATGCATTGTCTGGCGGCGCTGGACCACCCCAC
Protein-coding regions in this window:
- a CDS encoding WXG100 family type VII secretion target, which translates into the protein MVNATPSGGGGSRFTVDADAISNHGGSVGNIAREIETKMGLMQRQLQGLQGQWHGSASNQFAALYQDWERQQRNVKDSLARISRALGKTADDYRLVEQTARSTFTPV